In one window of Burkholderia multivorans ATCC BAA-247 DNA:
- a CDS encoding glycosyltransferase: MSRKRLRVLTWHVHGNYLYYLSQAPHDFFIVTKPQHPPGYAGRVGHLPWGDNVHEVPVECVRDTAFDCVLYQHHSHYQHDRLHLLSDAQRALPTLFVEHDPPREHPTDTLHPVQDPNVMLVHVTPFNALMWDNGITPTRVIEHGVLVPDNVAYHGTLPKGVSVVNNLARRGRRLGVDVFEHVRRSVPLDLVGMGSSELGGIGEVPNPALPHFLSHYRFFFNPIRYTSLGLAVIEAMMIGLPIVALATTEMAQLVKTGVNGAADTRPAVLIEAMRMLIRDADLARAWGEAARRDARERFGIERFVRDWDAALTEVAA; this comes from the coding sequence ATGTCACGTAAGCGTTTGCGCGTGCTGACCTGGCACGTGCACGGCAACTACCTGTACTACCTGTCGCAGGCGCCGCACGATTTCTTCATCGTGACGAAACCGCAGCATCCGCCCGGTTACGCGGGCCGCGTCGGCCATCTGCCGTGGGGCGACAACGTGCACGAGGTGCCGGTCGAATGCGTGCGCGATACCGCGTTCGACTGCGTGCTGTATCAGCATCACAGCCACTACCAGCACGACCGGCTGCATCTGCTGAGCGACGCGCAGCGCGCATTGCCGACGCTGTTCGTCGAGCACGATCCGCCGCGCGAGCATCCGACCGACACGCTGCACCCCGTGCAGGACCCGAACGTGATGCTCGTGCACGTGACGCCGTTCAACGCGCTGATGTGGGACAACGGCATCACGCCGACGCGCGTGATCGAGCACGGCGTGCTCGTGCCCGACAACGTCGCCTATCACGGCACGCTGCCGAAGGGCGTGTCGGTCGTGAACAACCTCGCGCGCCGCGGCCGCCGTCTCGGCGTGGACGTGTTCGAGCACGTGCGCCGCAGCGTGCCGCTCGATCTGGTCGGGATGGGATCGAGCGAGCTCGGCGGCATCGGCGAAGTGCCGAATCCGGCGCTGCCGCACTTCCTGTCGCACTACCGGTTCTTTTTCAATCCGATCCGCTATACGAGCCTCGGGCTCGCGGTGATCGAGGCGATGATGATCGGCCTGCCGATCGTCGCGCTCGCGACGACCGAAATGGCGCAGCTCGTGAAGACCGGCGTAAACGGCGCGGCCGACACGCGCCCGGCGGTGCTGATCGAGGCGATGCGGATGCTGATCCGCGATGCGGACCTCGCGCGCGCGTGGGGCGAGGCCGCGCGCCGCGATGCGCGCGAGCGCTTCGGCATCGAGCGCTTCGTGCGCGACTGGGACGCGGCGCTGACCGAAGTCGCGGCGTAG
- a CDS encoding sigma-54 interaction domain-containing protein yields MSKSDDDGTRLFGRSRSIQTLMLKVSRVATTRASVLIVGESGAGKDIVARLLHDMSPRRRGPFVPVNCGAIPGDIAESQLFGHEKGSFTGAVAQHVGMFEAARGGTLFLDEIAEMPLELQVKLLRTLESNTIMRVGGHEAIPIDVRIVAATHHDPVEAVRSGRLREDLFYRIATVALHVPALRQREDDVGEIAMQIVERLNTRHRTRKRLSTQAMKALRAYTWPGNVRELRNAVERAFILADEQIDLQLPRRQPPREEVRHNAMTLHIGTTLAHTQQRFIVASLRHFNGDKPRTAKALGISLKTLYNRLALLPEHERNLVANLSGGSGTAGGGSGSGTNPATNASSQ; encoded by the coding sequence ATGTCGAAATCCGACGATGACGGCACGCGGCTGTTCGGCCGCTCGCGCTCGATCCAGACCCTGATGCTGAAGGTGTCGCGCGTCGCCACCACGCGCGCAAGCGTATTGATCGTGGGTGAGAGCGGCGCGGGCAAGGACATTGTCGCGCGACTGCTGCACGACATGAGCCCGCGTCGGCGCGGGCCGTTCGTGCCGGTCAATTGCGGCGCAATTCCCGGCGATATCGCCGAGTCGCAATTGTTCGGCCACGAGAAAGGCAGCTTCACCGGCGCGGTGGCGCAGCACGTCGGCATGTTCGAGGCCGCGCGCGGCGGCACGCTGTTTCTCGACGAGATCGCCGAGATGCCGCTCGAGCTGCAGGTCAAGCTGCTGCGTACGCTCGAGTCGAACACGATCATGCGCGTCGGCGGCCACGAAGCGATTCCGATCGACGTGCGCATCGTCGCGGCCACCCATCACGATCCGGTCGAAGCGGTGCGCAGCGGGCGCCTGCGCGAAGACCTGTTCTACCGCATCGCGACGGTCGCGCTGCACGTGCCCGCGCTGCGCCAGCGCGAGGACGACGTCGGCGAGATCGCGATGCAGATCGTCGAGCGGCTGAACACGCGCCATCGCACGCGCAAGCGGCTGTCGACGCAGGCGATGAAGGCGCTGCGCGCCTACACGTGGCCCGGCAACGTGCGCGAACTGCGCAACGCGGTCGAGCGCGCGTTCATCCTCGCGGACGAGCAGATCGACCTGCAGCTGCCGCGCCGCCAGCCGCCGCGCGAGGAAGTGCGGCACAACGCGATGACGCTCCATATCGGCACGACGCTCGCGCATACGCAGCAGCGCTTCATCGTCGCGTCGCTGCGGCATTTCAACGGCGACAAGCCGCGCACCGCGAAGGCGCTCGGCATCAGCCTGAAAACGCTGTACAACCGCCTCGCGCTGCTGCCCGAGCACGAGCGCAATCTCGTCGCGAACCTGTCGGGCGGCTCCGGCACCGCAGGCGGCGGATCGGGAAGCGGCACGAACCCGGCGACGAACGCGTCGAGCCAGTGA
- a CDS encoding sigma-54-dependent transcriptional regulator, with translation MPYVLIVEDDADTRTMLATLARSQQLTCDTAATLEEARTLVATHTPDLVLCDLVLPDGNGMDLFDALPKRAHCEMVLTTGHASLETAIDALRRGATDYLVKPLNMQRLNSIFARVPRTTALHEEIAELRSELQRLGRFGRMLGSSPAMQAVYDAIGRVARTEASVLLTGESGTGKELAAQTIHDLSLRRRGPFLAINCGAIAANLVESEMFGHDRGSFTGAERQHKGFFERADGGTLFLDEITEMPLESQVKLLRVLETGRLTRLGSTREIDVDVRIVAATNRDPEAAMADGKLRPDLYHRINVFPIPLPSLRERGDDIPMLADAFLQRYNEESGRNLRFAPAAREALKTYAWPGNVRELRNFVQRASIFSDVDVIETLPPPIMDELSSMVDSHEDRVTVPFGTPLEEVDRKLILGTIAQCGGVKAQAAEVLDVSLKTIYNRLAQLENESDKSDS, from the coding sequence ATGCCTTACGTTCTGATCGTCGAAGACGATGCCGATACGCGCACGATGCTCGCGACGCTCGCGCGCTCGCAGCAGCTCACGTGCGACACGGCCGCGACGCTCGAAGAAGCGCGTACGCTCGTCGCGACGCATACCCCCGATCTCGTGCTGTGCGATCTCGTGCTGCCGGACGGCAACGGCATGGATCTGTTCGATGCACTACCGAAACGCGCGCACTGCGAGATGGTGCTGACCACCGGTCATGCGAGCCTCGAAACCGCGATCGACGCCTTGCGGCGCGGTGCGACCGACTATCTCGTGAAGCCGCTGAACATGCAGCGGCTGAACAGCATCTTCGCGCGCGTGCCGCGCACGACCGCGCTGCATGAAGAAATCGCGGAGCTGCGTTCCGAGCTGCAGCGGCTCGGCCGCTTCGGCCGCATGCTCGGCAGCTCGCCGGCGATGCAGGCCGTCTACGACGCGATCGGCCGCGTCGCGCGCACCGAGGCCTCGGTGCTGCTGACCGGCGAATCCGGCACCGGCAAGGAGCTGGCCGCGCAGACGATCCACGATCTGAGCCTGCGCCGGCGCGGCCCGTTCCTCGCGATCAACTGCGGCGCGATCGCCGCGAATCTCGTCGAGAGCGAGATGTTCGGCCACGACCGCGGCAGCTTCACCGGCGCCGAGCGGCAGCACAAGGGCTTTTTCGAGCGGGCGGACGGCGGCACGCTGTTCCTCGACGAAATCACCGAGATGCCGCTCGAATCGCAGGTCAAGCTGCTGCGCGTGCTCGAGACGGGGCGCCTCACGCGGCTCGGCTCGACGCGCGAGATCGACGTCGACGTGCGCATCGTCGCCGCGACGAACCGCGACCCGGAAGCCGCGATGGCCGACGGCAAGCTGCGGCCCGACCTCTATCACCGCATCAACGTGTTCCCGATTCCGCTGCCCTCGCTGCGCGAGCGCGGCGACGACATCCCGATGCTCGCCGACGCGTTCCTGCAGCGCTACAACGAGGAAAGCGGCCGCAACCTGCGCTTCGCGCCGGCCGCCCGCGAGGCGCTGAAGACGTACGCGTGGCCCGGCAACGTGCGCGAGCTGCGCAACTTCGTGCAGCGCGCGAGCATCTTCAGCGACGTCGACGTGATCGAGACCTTGCCGCCGCCGATCATGGACGAGCTCTCGAGCATGGTCGATTCTCATGAAGATCGCGTGACGGTGCCGTTCGGCACGCCGCTCGAGGAAGTCGACCGCAAGCTGATCCTCGGCACGATCGCGCAGTGCGGCGGCGTGAAGGCGCAGGCCGCCGAAGTGCTCGACGTGAGTCTGAAGACGATCTACAACCGGCTCGCGCAGCTCGAAAACGAATCGGACAAGTCGGATTCCTGA
- a CDS encoding glycosyltransferase family 2 protein, protein MRRHVRVTPARVALTAHEPRVTAVVLTYRRPDELARTLARLTALPDRPAIVVVDNAADAATAALVHARFPHAALVAAPGNPGAAGRNLGVAVARTPYVAFCDDDTWWASGSLRDAADLLDAYPHVAALTARVLVGPDEREDPTCGVMAASPLEAPVPLPGRPILGLLAGATMFRREAFVRAGGYHPRYFLGGEEALLALDLCAAGDWLVYAPTLTVHHYPSTARDTRTRASVAARNDAWTAWLRWPAGAALVHTVRMLPRLRRERGLVRAFAGLPWILRERRAIAPHVERMRRLIAADDARRNARARA, encoded by the coding sequence ATGCGACGTCACGTACGCGTAACGCCCGCGCGCGTCGCGCTGACGGCGCACGAGCCGCGCGTGACCGCGGTCGTGCTCACGTACCGGCGCCCCGACGAGCTCGCGCGCACGCTCGCGCGGCTCACCGCGCTGCCGGACCGGCCCGCGATCGTCGTCGTCGACAACGCGGCCGACGCGGCGACGGCCGCGCTCGTGCATGCGCGCTTTCCGCACGCGGCGCTCGTCGCGGCGCCCGGCAATCCGGGCGCGGCCGGCCGCAATCTCGGCGTCGCGGTCGCGCGCACGCCCTACGTCGCGTTCTGCGACGACGACACGTGGTGGGCATCCGGCTCGCTGCGCGACGCGGCCGATCTGCTCGACGCGTATCCGCACGTGGCCGCGCTCACGGCGCGCGTGCTGGTCGGCCCGGACGAGCGCGAGGACCCGACCTGCGGCGTGATGGCCGCGAGCCCGCTCGAAGCGCCGGTGCCGCTGCCCGGCCGCCCGATCCTCGGCTTGCTGGCCGGCGCGACGATGTTCCGGCGCGAGGCGTTCGTGCGCGCGGGCGGATACCATCCGCGCTATTTTCTCGGCGGCGAGGAAGCGCTGCTCGCGCTGGACCTCTGCGCGGCCGGCGACTGGCTCGTGTACGCGCCGACGCTGACCGTCCATCACTATCCGTCGACGGCGCGCGACACGCGCACGCGCGCGAGCGTCGCCGCGCGCAACGACGCGTGGACCGCGTGGCTGCGCTGGCCGGCCGGCGCGGCGCTCGTGCATACGGTGCGGATGCTGCCGCGGCTGCGGCGCGAGCGCGGACTCGTGCGGGCGTTCGCGGGCTTGCCGTGGATCCTGCGCGAGCGGCGCGCGATCGCGCCGCACGTCGAACGGATGCGTCGCCTGATCGCCGCCGACGACGCGCGGCGCAACGCGCGCGCGCGTGCGTAG
- a CDS encoding PIG-L family deacetylase: protein MTAPTRWLVVSPHLDDAVFSCGQLLAQAPGSVVVTVFAGIPPAGTVAPPWDRRAGFRSADEAMRARRDEDRRALSILDARPVWLDFLDDQYGTPAAPSAIAARVAAAIAEHPGYGVLAPAGLFHRDHLQVQQAMLMLLRDDDTARVWRFYEDVPYRRIEGLMAKRVVGWREHGWIARPVGSPAGERTGARDAKARAVEAYASQIALFEPHMLADLRKPETYWQLECDVTYA, encoded by the coding sequence ATGACTGCTCCCACTCGCTGGCTCGTTGTTTCGCCGCATCTCGACGACGCGGTGTTCAGTTGCGGGCAACTGCTCGCGCAGGCACCCGGGTCGGTCGTCGTCACGGTGTTCGCCGGCATTCCGCCGGCCGGGACCGTCGCGCCGCCCTGGGATCGGCGCGCCGGCTTTCGCAGCGCGGACGAAGCGATGCGCGCGCGCCGCGACGAAGATCGCCGCGCGCTGTCGATCCTCGATGCGCGGCCGGTATGGCTCGACTTCCTCGACGACCAGTACGGCACGCCGGCCGCGCCGTCGGCCATTGCCGCGCGCGTGGCGGCCGCGATCGCCGAGCATCCCGGCTACGGCGTGCTCGCGCCGGCCGGCCTGTTCCATCGCGACCACCTGCAGGTGCAGCAGGCAATGCTGATGCTGCTGCGCGACGATGATACGGCGCGCGTGTGGCGTTTCTACGAAGACGTGCCGTATCGGCGCATCGAGGGGCTGATGGCGAAACGCGTGGTCGGCTGGCGCGAGCACGGCTGGATCGCGCGGCCGGTCGGCTCGCCGGCCGGCGAGCGCACGGGGGCCCGCGACGCCAAGGCGCGCGCGGTCGAAGCGTACGCGAGTCAGATCGCGCTGTTCGAGCCGCATATGCTCGCGGACCTCCGCAAACCGGAAACGTACTGGCAGCTCGAATGCGACGTCACGTACGCGTAA
- a CDS encoding ATP-binding protein, translating into MSEKMRTHAGNCATAVMFVAIATVLQALAIRFGGANMPLAVYYPLLAAIAWATSFLFGLIATLASSVLVWTLFLSDPAAYAMSLSERLVRLGEFALIGVLACAVVAAVRHARVTNERARRREAAARAQFEALLNALPDGVIAADTNARLTYVNAAAAALLGCRPDDAAGRALRAVLQLTDRDGRRVQTSALEHALGGTRTTCERHWLRVAGGEPVPVAETAAPIADADGNVDGAVLLLRDASADRARADAAQVRRAVVDASPDALIGIDRDARIVSWNPAAQRIFGYDEEAAYGRRFDSLIAMRWLKRHPLVQTFDHLREIVGPVDLLCVRRDGGRFRATVAARPVRGEARDGVALSITLRETGAQRRQDRRTQRSLRSARDAGEQAATSNRLKDELLATVSHELRTPLNVIYGWIEVLRNSGDDALRVQAIDAIDRSARSLTRMVGDILDASSLSTGKLRLDTMPVDVVRLFADVVAAFQTAASSTGIALEFESRVATCIVSGDAERLRQMLSNLVSNALKFTPAGGDVTVSVAHDDTHAVLTVTDTGQGIAPEFVPHVFDMFRRADDSPASSRRGLGLGLSIVRHIVQLHGGTVVVDSAGRNRGTTFTVKLPAGWQPIGAMAWGIAQTVVARERLGLDTQRILIVDDDATTRASLTAALRTLGAEVAVASSGHQAVTIAAQMRPTVVLSDLAMSDGDGFWLLDAIRRRAAEGDDACNPRVVAVTAHAGLADERRARAAGFDGYLCKPVDVGDLAREIARVTSRDD; encoded by the coding sequence ATGAGTGAAAAGATGCGCACGCATGCCGGAAATTGCGCGACGGCCGTCATGTTCGTCGCGATCGCGACGGTGCTGCAGGCGCTCGCGATTCGCTTCGGCGGCGCCAACATGCCGCTCGCGGTGTACTACCCGTTGCTCGCGGCGATCGCCTGGGCGACGTCGTTCCTGTTCGGCCTGATCGCGACGCTCGCGAGCAGCGTGCTCGTGTGGACGCTGTTCCTGTCCGATCCGGCCGCGTACGCGATGTCGCTGTCGGAGCGTCTCGTGCGGCTCGGCGAATTTGCGCTGATCGGCGTGCTCGCGTGCGCAGTCGTCGCGGCGGTGCGCCATGCGCGCGTGACGAACGAGCGTGCGCGACGCCGCGAAGCCGCGGCGCGCGCGCAGTTCGAGGCGCTGCTGAATGCGCTGCCGGACGGCGTGATCGCCGCCGATACGAACGCGCGGCTGACCTACGTGAACGCGGCGGCGGCCGCGCTGCTCGGCTGCCGGCCGGACGACGCGGCCGGCCGCGCGCTGCGCGCCGTGCTGCAGCTGACCGATCGCGACGGACGGCGCGTGCAGACCTCGGCGCTCGAACATGCGCTCGGCGGCACGCGCACGACCTGCGAGCGCCACTGGCTGCGCGTGGCCGGCGGCGAGCCCGTGCCGGTCGCGGAGACGGCCGCGCCGATCGCCGATGCGGACGGCAACGTCGACGGCGCAGTGCTGCTGCTGCGCGACGCGAGCGCGGACCGCGCGCGGGCGGACGCCGCGCAGGTCCGGCGCGCGGTCGTCGACGCGTCGCCCGATGCGCTCATCGGGATCGACCGCGACGCGCGTATCGTCAGCTGGAATCCGGCCGCGCAGCGCATCTTCGGCTACGACGAAGAGGCGGCCTACGGCCGCCGTTTCGACTCGCTGATCGCGATGCGCTGGCTCAAGCGTCATCCGCTCGTGCAGACCTTCGACCATCTGCGCGAAATCGTCGGGCCGGTCGACCTGCTCTGCGTGCGACGCGACGGCGGACGCTTCCGCGCGACGGTCGCCGCGCGGCCCGTGCGCGGCGAGGCACGCGACGGCGTCGCGCTGTCGATCACGCTGCGCGAGACCGGCGCACAGCGCCGTCAGGACCGGCGCACGCAACGCTCGCTGCGCAGCGCGCGCGACGCGGGCGAGCAGGCCGCGACGTCGAATCGTCTGAAGGATGAATTGCTCGCCACCGTATCGCACGAATTGCGCACGCCGCTGAACGTGATCTACGGGTGGATCGAGGTGCTGCGCAATTCGGGCGACGACGCGCTGCGCGTGCAGGCGATCGACGCGATCGACCGCAGCGCGCGCTCGCTCACGCGCATGGTCGGCGACATCCTCGATGCGTCGTCGCTGTCCACAGGCAAGCTGCGGCTCGACACGATGCCGGTCGACGTCGTGCGGCTGTTCGCCGATGTCGTCGCCGCGTTCCAGACGGCCGCATCGAGCACCGGCATCGCGCTCGAATTCGAGTCGCGTGTCGCGACCTGCATCGTCTCGGGCGACGCCGAGCGGCTGCGGCAGATGCTGTCGAACCTCGTATCGAACGCGCTGAAATTCACGCCGGCCGGCGGCGACGTCACGGTCAGCGTCGCGCACGACGACACGCATGCCGTGCTGACCGTGACCGACACCGGGCAGGGCATCGCGCCGGAGTTCGTGCCGCACGTGTTCGACATGTTCCGGCGCGCGGACGATTCGCCGGCCTCGTCGCGGCGCGGCCTCGGGCTCGGCCTGTCGATCGTCCGGCATATCGTGCAGCTGCACGGCGGCACGGTCGTCGTCGACAGCGCGGGGCGCAATCGCGGTACGACCTTCACCGTGAAGCTGCCGGCCGGCTGGCAGCCGATCGGCGCGATGGCATGGGGGATCGCGCAGACGGTCGTCGCGCGCGAACGGCTCGGCCTCGACACGCAGCGGATCCTGATCGTCGACGACGACGCGACCACGCGCGCGAGCCTGACCGCCGCGCTGCGCACGCTCGGCGCCGAAGTCGCGGTCGCATCGTCGGGCCATCAGGCCGTGACGATCGCCGCGCAGATGCGGCCGACCGTCGTGCTGTCGGATCTCGCGATGTCGGACGGCGACGGCTTCTGGCTGCTCGACGCGATCCGCCGGCGCGCGGCCGAAGGCGACGACGCGTGCAACCCGCGCGTCGTCGCGGTGACCGCGCACGCGGGGCTCGCCGACGAGCGGCGCGCGCGCGCGGCCGGCTTCGACGGCTATCTCTGCAAGCCGGTCGACGTCGGCGATCTCGCGCGCGAGATCGCGCGCGTGACGAGCCGCGACGACTGA
- a CDS encoding UDP-glucuronic acid decarboxylase family protein, producing MKGYDRKRVLVTGGAGFLGSHLCERLVTAGHDVLCVDNFYTGAKDNIAHLLDAPNFELMRHDVTFPLYVEVDEIYNLACPASPVHYQRDPVQTTKTSVHGAINLLGLAKRVKARILQASTSEVYGDPDVHPQDERYCGRVNPIGIRACYDEGKRCAETLFMDYHRQYGVDVRIARIFNTYGPRMHPADGRVVSNFITQALAGEPLTVYGDGTQTRSFCYVDDMIDALVRLMDEPGDACEPVNLGSDDEIAMIDVAREVVRVVGATVPIEFRPLPADDPRQRRPNLDAARKRLGWRATTPFASGLAHTARYFIHRQAAHHAPGDLVRSTQIASHMLAQIGTRNRAAPTS from the coding sequence ATGAAGGGCTACGATCGAAAACGCGTGCTCGTGACGGGCGGCGCCGGCTTTCTCGGTTCGCATCTCTGCGAGCGTCTGGTGACGGCCGGCCACGACGTGCTGTGCGTCGACAATTTCTACACCGGTGCGAAGGACAATATCGCGCACCTGCTCGACGCGCCGAATTTCGAGCTGATGCGTCACGACGTGACGTTCCCGCTCTACGTCGAAGTCGACGAAATCTACAACCTCGCGTGCCCCGCGTCGCCCGTGCACTACCAGCGCGACCCCGTGCAGACGACGAAGACGAGCGTGCACGGCGCGATCAACCTGCTCGGTCTCGCCAAGCGCGTGAAGGCGCGCATCCTGCAGGCGTCGACGAGCGAGGTGTACGGCGACCCCGACGTGCATCCGCAGGACGAACGCTATTGCGGCCGCGTGAATCCGATCGGCATCCGCGCGTGCTACGACGAAGGCAAGCGCTGCGCGGAAACGCTGTTCATGGACTATCACCGGCAGTACGGCGTCGACGTGCGGATCGCGCGGATCTTCAACACCTACGGGCCGCGCATGCATCCGGCCGACGGCCGCGTCGTGTCGAACTTCATCACGCAGGCGCTCGCGGGCGAACCGCTGACCGTCTACGGCGACGGCACGCAGACGCGCTCGTTCTGCTACGTCGACGACATGATCGACGCGCTCGTGCGGCTGATGGACGAGCCGGGCGACGCGTGCGAGCCCGTCAATCTCGGCAGCGACGACGAGATCGCGATGATCGACGTCGCGCGCGAAGTCGTGCGCGTGGTGGGCGCGACGGTGCCGATCGAGTTTCGTCCGCTGCCGGCCGACGATCCGCGCCAGCGCCGGCCGAATCTCGACGCGGCGCGCAAGCGGCTCGGCTGGCGCGCGACGACGCCGTTCGCGAGCGGGCTCGCGCATACCGCGCGCTATTTCATCCATCGGCAAGCCGCGCACCATGCGCCCGGCGATCTCGTGCGCAGCACGCAGATCGCGTCGCACATGCTCGCGCAGATCGGCACGCGCAACCGCGCGGCGCCGACGTCTTGA
- a CDS encoding glycosyltransferase family 4 protein encodes MQRIALISEHASPLGVIGGVDAGGQNIYVANVAKQLAERGLDVDVYTRCDNAHLPEVVRIGTRMRVIHVPAGPPVDVPKEKLLPYMGAFAEYMIARMRREPDPVDVMHANFFMSGEAALRVKKRLGIPLVTTFHALGRVRRLHQGAADGFPDARFAIEDTLARRSDRLIAECPQDALDLTTHYRADASRIEIVPCGFDAREFRPVPRAAARAQLGWPEDAFVVLQLGRLVPRKGIDNVIDALARMPRDPQRPTRLYVVGGSQATPDPANDPELARLVALAHDVGIADRVTFVGRRDRDALHLYYSAADVFVTTPWYEPFGITPVEAMACATPVIGSDVGGIRTTVEDGKTGYLVPPRDPAALAERLVQLRAQPDRCAALGRAGYERAHRFYTWRGVVDRLVDVYRDVARERAGTTAATSRRTPVATTPAVLATRKENA; translated from the coding sequence ATGCAAAGAATCGCGTTGATCAGTGAACATGCGTCGCCGCTGGGGGTCATCGGCGGCGTCGATGCAGGCGGGCAGAACATCTATGTCGCAAACGTCGCGAAGCAGCTCGCCGAGCGCGGGCTCGACGTCGACGTGTATACGCGTTGCGACAATGCGCACCTGCCGGAAGTCGTACGGATCGGCACGCGGATGCGCGTGATCCACGTGCCGGCCGGCCCGCCGGTCGACGTGCCGAAGGAAAAGCTCCTGCCGTACATGGGCGCGTTCGCGGAGTACATGATCGCGCGCATGCGCCGCGAGCCCGATCCGGTCGACGTGATGCACGCAAACTTCTTCATGTCCGGCGAAGCGGCGCTGCGCGTGAAGAAGCGCCTTGGCATTCCGCTCGTGACGACGTTCCATGCGCTCGGCCGCGTGCGGCGTCTGCATCAGGGCGCGGCCGACGGCTTCCCCGATGCGCGCTTCGCGATCGAGGACACGCTCGCGCGCCGCTCGGACCGGCTGATCGCCGAATGCCCGCAGGACGCGCTCGATCTGACCACGCACTATCGCGCCGATGCATCGCGCATCGAGATCGTGCCGTGCGGATTCGACGCGCGCGAATTCCGGCCGGTGCCGCGCGCGGCCGCGCGTGCGCAGCTCGGCTGGCCCGAGGACGCGTTCGTCGTGCTGCAGCTCGGCCGCCTCGTGCCGCGCAAGGGAATCGACAACGTGATCGACGCGCTCGCGCGCATGCCGCGCGATCCGCAGCGGCCGACGCGGCTGTACGTGGTCGGCGGCAGCCAGGCGACGCCCGACCCGGCGAACGATCCGGAACTCGCGCGGCTCGTCGCGCTCGCGCACGACGTGGGCATCGCCGATCGCGTGACGTTCGTCGGCCGGCGCGACCGCGACGCGCTGCACCTCTACTACAGCGCCGCCGACGTGTTCGTGACGACGCCGTGGTACGAGCCGTTCGGCATCACGCCCGTCGAGGCGATGGCGTGCGCGACGCCCGTGATCGGCAGCGACGTCGGCGGCATCCGCACGACGGTCGAGGACGGCAAGACCGGTTATCTCGTGCCGCCACGCGATCCGGCCGCGCTCGCCGAGCGGCTCGTGCAGTTGCGCGCGCAACCGGATCGCTGCGCGGCGCTCGGCCGCGCGGGCTACGAACGCGCGCATCGCTTCTATACGTGGCGCGGCGTCGTCGACCGGCTCGTCGACGTCTATCGCGACGTCGCGCGCGAGCGTGCGGGCACGACGGCAGCCACGTCGCGCCGCACGCCGGTCGCGACGACACCGGCCGTGCTGGCCACCCGCAAGGAGAATGCGTGA
- a CDS encoding BON domain-containing protein has protein sequence MKLNSLQARSPRLRGRRTRRIGLAIAVAAATCALAAPNVYAAGDDSASSSSSSSSSHSSTGTKIRDATITTKAKAELVGTSGLTSGDIHVKTRHGVVMLTGSVPDEQQRTMAVDAVKKVDGVQSVRDQLTIRPK, from the coding sequence ATGAAGCTCAACTCGCTGCAAGCCCGTTCTCCGCGACTTCGCGGTCGTCGCACGCGCCGCATCGGTCTCGCGATCGCGGTCGCCGCCGCCACCTGCGCGCTCGCCGCGCCGAACGTGTACGCCGCCGGCGACGACAGCGCGTCGTCGTCCTCGTCTTCGTCGTCGTCGCATTCGTCGACCGGCACGAAAATCCGCGACGCGACGATCACGACGAAGGCGAAGGCCGAACTGGTCGGCACGAGCGGCCTGACGAGCGGCGACATCCACGTGAAGACGCGGCATGGCGTCGTGATGCTGACCGGCAGCGTGCCGGACGAACAGCAGCGCACGATGGCCGTCGACGCGGTCAAGAAGGTCGACGGCGTGCAGAGCGTGCGCGACCAGCTGACGATCCGGCCGAAATAA